One region of Moraxella sp. ZY210820 genomic DNA includes:
- a CDS encoding metallophosphoesterase: MQKSKKIIISVVTLILLIVFYLFATSERIKIQHHHYQKNDFPQLKMQQSSLKIALITDLHSCFYGENQHEIMDILKAEQPDIILLGGDIYDDVLSQDNTDILLSQFKQLKAKNQVYYVNGNHELWMPKHDYLQVEQKIRDYGIHILHGIGANIPQTNIMVYGVADPVSGEFAQQLKQVGQQAQTTNFNILLSHRPEHIHDYLQYPFDMMFAGHAHGGQWRIPKLINGIFAPNQGFLPQYAGGEYVFGQKKFIVSRGLARESTRYIPRIFNRPEIIFIELNAKS, encoded by the coding sequence ATGCAAAAATCCAAGAAAATTATTATCAGTGTGGTTACGCTTATATTATTGATTGTTTTTTATCTATTTGCCACAAGTGAACGTATTAAAATTCAACATCATCATTATCAAAAAAATGATTTTCCTCAGCTTAAAATGCAACAATCATCATTAAAAATAGCATTGATTACAGATTTACACAGTTGTTTTTATGGTGAAAATCAGCATGAAATTATGGATATTTTAAAAGCTGAGCAACCAGATATTATTTTATTGGGTGGCGATATTTATGATGATGTGTTAAGTCAAGATAATACTGATATTTTATTAAGTCAATTTAAACAATTAAAAGCCAAAAATCAAGTGTATTATGTCAATGGCAATCATGAATTATGGATGCCAAAGCACGATTATTTACAAGTTGAACAAAAAATTCGTGATTATGGGATTCATATTTTGCATGGCATAGGAGCGAATATTCCACAAACGAATATTATGGTTTATGGTGTAGCAGACCCTGTGAGTGGGGAATTTGCACAACAATTAAAGCAAGTTGGACAGCAAGCACAAACGACAAATTTTAATATTTTATTAAGCCATCGTCCTGAACATATTCACGATTATTTACAATATCCGTTTGATATGATGTTTGCTGGTCATGCACATGGCGGACAATGGCGTATTCCTAAATTAATTAATGGTATATTTGCACCTAATCAAGGTTTTTTACCACAATATGCAGGTGGAGAATATGTATTTGGGCAGAAAAAGTTTATTGTTAGTCGTGGATTAGCAAGAGAATCAACACGCTATATTCCACGTATTTTTAATCGCCCTGAAATTATTTTTATTGAATTAAACGCTAAATCATAG
- a CDS encoding SDR family NAD(P)-dependent oxidoreductase yields MILITGGLGYIGSHLALQLMAQGQPILLVDNLSNTNIQVLERLEYITQMYVPFIKLDVRNTPALNKVFEQYPIQAVVHCAGFKSVSESKQKPLEYYNDNLNCIMSLLRAMQRANVRNLVHISSLMVYNQSSAELDEKMEFNTQHQNPYVRSLQMIEQIIKDAYLSDPEWNIAVLRMSNIAGAYPNGLLGELIPALPKNIISLAMQVAGRQRETLELHHYGTENPEGTVERHFLHVMDACDAVVKALIWLTRREQGYDCFNVSGYEAIHMHKVVNEISRITQRPIPTVEIKTPDRDTLLQIGAKNIKAHCTLQWRATRSFHQMLEDQWRFYEGILKFQ; encoded by the coding sequence ATGATTTTAATTACAGGTGGCTTAGGCTATATCGGTTCACATCTTGCATTACAACTTATGGCTCAAGGTCAGCCAATTTTATTGGTTGATAATTTATCCAATACTAATATTCAAGTTTTAGAACGATTAGAATATATTACGCAAATGTATGTGCCATTTATTAAATTAGATGTACGTAATACACCTGCATTAAATAAAGTATTTGAGCAATATCCAATTCAAGCAGTAGTACATTGTGCAGGTTTTAAATCGGTAAGTGAGTCAAAACAAAAACCTTTAGAATATTATAATGATAATTTAAATTGTATCATGAGTTTATTGCGTGCTATGCAACGTGCTAATGTGCGTAATTTGGTCCATATTTCAAGTCTGATGGTGTACAATCAATCATCAGCAGAGCTTGATGAAAAAATGGAATTTAACACACAACATCAAAACCCTTATGTACGCTCTTTACAAATGATTGAACAAATTATTAAAGATGCTTATCTGAGCGACCCTGAATGGAATATTGCAGTTTTACGTATGTCAAATATTGCAGGTGCATACCCAAATGGTTTATTGGGCGAGTTAATTCCAGCATTACCTAAAAATATTATTTCACTGGCTATGCAAGTCGCAGGGCGACAACGTGAAACTTTAGAATTACATCATTATGGCACAGAAAATCCAGAAGGAACAGTGGAGCGACATTTTTTACATGTGATGGATGCGTGTGATGCGGTTGTAAAAGCACTTATTTGGCTCACTCGCCGTGAGCAAGGTTATGATTGTTTTAATGTATCAGGTTATGAAGCGATTCATATGCACAAAGTGGTCAATGAAATTTCTCGTATTACACAACGTCCAATTCCAACGGTAGAAATTAAAACACCTGATCGTGATACTTTACTACAAATTGGTGCTAAGAATATTAAAGCACATTGCACTTTACAATGGCGTGCGACTCGTTCATTTCATCAAATGTTGGAAGACCAGTGGCGTTTTTATGAAGGTATTTTAAAATTTCAATAA
- a CDS encoding MBOAT family protein — MFSFLSIEFSLFFIAFFALYWSLIKHPQWQNVLLVLASYFIVYMMAGAVAVSILFTFSCLIYGISWAMQYQAQYKKKWLITGIVLTLAQLSLFKYYDFFRQAVASSLETLNFDSSGLMANLILPLGLSYYSFQAISYLVSRYHDEVDVPAFNWVQLLTHFSLFMTISAGPIARAKSATGLTDIQGNPCGMSEQIRQTEPRQLLFPLLALALILLALIKKWWLAGYLSDTWVTPVFTNPMQYHSLEVLLAIYGYTLQLFLDFSGYSEMMIAFGLLLGLRLPVNFKAPLLAHNIRDFWDRWHISLSTWIRDYIYIPLGGSRVSFTRTQVNLLIAMGLSGIWHGSSWNFLFWGLLHGFAIILLNCGDKIYQRGTKVPMKQARNALAQYSIWGKILGMLVTFHFVAFCFVFFRASNFEEALLVFKALLSNTINMAWVNNPLYLLIILIISWIIYAQYHRHQQVVWQKVQTIPQSILYVLLFLVFMLLIVFAPSGIPGFIYANF; from the coding sequence ATGTTTTCTTTTTTATCCATTGAGTTTAGCTTGTTTTTTATAGCATTTTTTGCTTTATATTGGAGTTTGATTAAACATCCACAATGGCAAAATGTATTGCTCGTTTTGGCAAGCTATTTTATCGTCTATATGATGGCGGGAGCGGTTGCAGTCTCTATTTTATTTACCTTTAGTTGTCTGATTTATGGTATTTCATGGGCAATGCAATATCAGGCTCAATATAAAAAAAAGTGGTTAATTACAGGGATTGTTTTGACTTTAGCACAGTTGTCTTTGTTTAAATATTATGATTTTTTTCGTCAAGCGGTGGCAAGTAGTTTAGAAACTTTAAATTTTGATAGTTCAGGGTTAATGGCAAATTTAATTTTACCTTTGGGCTTATCTTATTATTCTTTCCAAGCGATTAGTTATTTAGTTAGCCGTTATCATGATGAAGTTGATGTGCCTGCCTTTAATTGGGTGCAATTATTAACTCATTTTTCTTTGTTTATGACGATTAGTGCTGGTCCTATTGCACGTGCAAAATCAGCTACAGGTTTAACAGATATTCAAGGTAATCCTTGTGGTATGAGTGAACAAATTCGTCAAACAGAGCCACGTCAATTATTATTTCCATTACTCGCACTTGCTTTGATTTTATTAGCATTAATTAAAAAATGGTGGTTAGCAGGCTATTTGTCAGATACTTGGGTAACACCTGTATTTACCAATCCAATGCAATATCATAGTTTAGAAGTGTTACTTGCAATTTATGGTTATACTTTACAACTATTTTTAGATTTTTCAGGTTATAGTGAAATGATGATTGCTTTTGGCTTATTATTAGGTTTGCGTTTACCTGTGAATTTTAAAGCACCATTATTGGCACATAACATTCGGGATTTTTGGGATAGATGGCATATTAGTTTATCAACATGGATTCGTGATTATATTTATATTCCTTTGGGGGGGAGTCGTGTTTCCTTTACCCGTACACAAGTGAATTTATTGATTGCAATGGGATTATCTGGCATTTGGCATGGTAGCAGTTGGAATTTTTTATTTTGGGGTTTGTTACATGGTTTTGCTATTATTTTATTGAATTGTGGCGATAAAATTTATCAGCGTGGGACGAAAGTACCTATGAAACAAGCAAGAAATGCTTTGGCTCAATATAGTATTTGGGGTAAAATATTGGGAATGTTAGTAACGTTCCATTTTGTTGCATTTTGTTTTGTATTTTTTCGTGCTAGTAATTTTGAAGAAGCATTATTGGTATTTAAAGCGTTATTGAGTAATACTATAAATATGGCATGGGTAAATAATCCATTATATTTATTGATTATTTTAATTATATCGTGGATTATTTATGCTCAATATCATCGTCATCAACAGGTTGTATGGCAAAAAGTACAAACGATACCGCAAAGTATTCTGTATGTGCTATTATTTTTGGTGTTTATGTTATTAATTGTTTTTGCACCATCAGGTATTCCAGGATTTATTTATGCAAACTTCTAA
- a CDS encoding DUF459 domain-containing protein yields MQTSKLPIHLAMMEQLKSKQGKLRFRFRFGNEQHSVLAQNKFVSVYFPIVQIGKQFYRVQAITDYTTEPLMNVSVVRPKNISIVSSAKEQSTQVPVVKEALPSVSHLFTFQNIRVVAPQMKGLSVLATEVVTIVDDMRIMKFQPILQSDGLIDDEISSPNEKIEIIDSKTVSAHYTTQAINVIDDVIMAKGASITELVQLNEQDDVTTTQEIVEQDDNIETLVETVEYIEQEITEIMDDKNDENLLEDVQLKETVIETVDTVELEEVKVIEEIIEQSHEYSADTTEEIIQSNDENTVEKSIEDIRSEQSVVETIDNVEQEEVKVIEESIEQGHEYSIDTTEEIIQSNDENTVEKSIEDIRSEQSVVETIDNVEQEEIKVTEEIIQSNDENTQLSAMAEQSFVLLSTKTVESETNYQSTLKKCAKVGGILLAFAVLNIWVMQRSVNAYYLQTYHQPSPLVKLDDVALWSLGAKIGDFLYAQHDTLTSGIQQANQKVVDNFNQNHAFTAEYLAEQEQKRQAQLAQLKLEQEKQAKEQLAQRYMLTPNDKIFFAGDSMMQGVAPHVQQYLQKHNIQSINLSKQSTGLSYPSFFDWPKTIEQTLQQNSDIKILAIFLGPNDPWNIVHPQTKQLLKFASSEWQAEYQSRMLSILNVAKQHQVSVIWLTSPNMKDDKLNRQMIDLNKIMNDELRKHDDVLAIDTRALLGSQNDVYNDYLVKDGQSIKMRTGDGVHFTPQGQKNVAQALQKHLTIMP; encoded by the coding sequence ATGCAAACTTCTAAATTGCCAATTCATTTAGCGATGATGGAACAGCTTAAATCAAAACAAGGGAAATTGAGATTTCGTTTTCGTTTTGGAAATGAACAGCACAGTGTATTGGCTCAAAATAAGTTTGTGTCAGTGTATTTTCCTATCGTGCAAATCGGTAAGCAATTTTATCGAGTTCAGGCAATAACAGATTATACAACTGAACCGTTGATGAATGTGAGTGTTGTTCGTCCTAAAAATATATCTATTGTATCGTCAGCCAAAGAACAATCAACACAAGTACCAGTTGTAAAAGAAGCATTACCAAGTGTCTCTCATTTATTCACTTTTCAGAATATTCGTGTAGTTGCACCTCAAATGAAAGGATTATCTGTCTTAGCTACAGAGGTTGTAACGATTGTAGATGATATGCGTATAATGAAATTTCAGCCCATTTTACAGTCTGATGGGCTGATAGATGATGAAATATCGTCTCCGAATGAAAAGATAGAAATTATAGACTCAAAAACAGTCTCAGCACATTATACAACTCAAGCGATTAATGTGATTGATGATGTGATCATGGCTAAAGGTGCTTCTATTACAGAATTGGTTCAACTAAATGAACAAGATGATGTTACAACAACACAAGAAATCGTGGAGCAAGATGATAATATAGAAACTCTTGTTGAAACAGTGGAATATATTGAGCAAGAAATTACTGAAATTATGGACGATAAAAATGATGAAAATTTGCTTGAAGATGTTCAATTAAAAGAAACTGTTATAGAAACAGTGGATACTGTTGAACTAGAAGAAGTTAAAGTAATAGAAGAAATTATTGAGCAAAGCCATGAGTATAGTGCTGATACAACAGAAGAAATTATTCAGTCGAATGATGAAAATACTGTTGAAAAATCGATTGAAGATATTCGGTCAGAACAGAGTGTTGTTGAAACTATTGATAATGTTGAACAAGAAGAAGTTAAAGTAATAGAAGAAAGTATTGAGCAAGGTCATGAGTATAGTATTGATACAACAGAAGAAATTATTCAGTCGAATGATGAAAATACTGTTGAAAAATCGATTGAAGATATTCGATCAGAACAGAGTGTTGTTGAAACTATTGATAATGTTGAACAAGAAGAAATTAAAGTAACAGAAGAAATTATTCAGTCGAATGATGAAAATACTCAATTATCTGCGATGGCTGAACAATCTTTTGTACTGTTATCAACAAAAACGGTAGAATCTGAGACAAATTACCAATCTACGCTAAAAAAATGTGCTAAAGTTGGTGGGATTTTATTAGCTTTTGCGGTGTTAAATATTTGGGTAATGCAACGTTCAGTGAATGCATATTATTTGCAAACCTATCATCAGCCAAGTCCTTTAGTTAAATTAGATGATGTTGCATTGTGGTCATTAGGTGCAAAAATAGGCGATTTTTTATATGCTCAACATGATACTTTAACATCAGGCATTCAACAGGCGAACCAAAAAGTTGTTGATAATTTTAATCAAAATCATGCTTTTACAGCAGAATATTTGGCTGAACAAGAGCAAAAACGTCAAGCACAATTAGCTCAATTAAAATTAGAGCAAGAAAAGCAAGCAAAAGAACAATTAGCACAACGTTATATGCTAACGCCAAATGATAAAATCTTTTTTGCAGGTGATTCGATGATGCAAGGAGTTGCTCCCCATGTACAACAATATTTGCAAAAGCATAATATTCAATCGATTAATTTAAGTAAGCAGAGTACAGGGTTGTCGTATCCAAGTTTTTTTGATTGGCCTAAAACTATTGAACAAACTTTACAGCAAAATTCTGATATTAAAATTTTAGCCATATTCTTAGGACCCAATGATCCATGGAATATAGTACATCCACAGACTAAACAATTGTTAAAATTTGCTTCTTCAGAATGGCAAGCTGAGTACCAATCTCGTATGTTAAGCATTTTAAATGTGGCTAAACAACATCAAGTTAGTGTAATTTGGCTGACTTCACCCAATATGAAAGATGATAAATTAAATCGTCAAATGATTGATTTAAATAAAATTATGAATGATGAACTTCGTAAACATGATGATGTACTAGCAATTGATACACGAGCATTGTTAGGCAGTCAAAATGATGTTTACAATGATTATCTTGTAAAAGATGGACAATCTATTAAAATGCGTACAGGCGATGGCGTTCATTTTACCCCACAAGGGCAAAAAAATGTTGCACAGGCTTTACAAAAGCATTTAACCATTATGCCTTAA
- a CDS encoding GDSL-type esterase/lipase family protein, protein MKYLYNQQCLKSVASMAVLCSALVSTSTQAGYLQNFNEPNSVQLVNALQNKNLHIVQLGDSHTAGDSLTEAMRTSLQQQLGNGGMGWAMPMYFSGQRMARFGYDHHAFQPISSRNNHQENYTLGGLIAKPLQQGSTLTLKAKRGDEVEQNIRLSLRQAQGDGKFIARDATGKVFNIEAPSKNNTWQLVQFKAKLPVTIQAQNVTQSAIGGWWAFNAKNTGATVSALGINGAELSHLNRWNNQAWKNELAQINPQLVILAYGTNEAYNNVSPEKVRSVLTQRIQQIRSTSPQTAIMILSAPEALKSINGQCGVRPTQLTAIQQVQKQVAQSQNTLYWDWQQAMGGQCSMKSWINQGKASKDGVHFTVKGYTQLGQDLAQDILALNSLKLNMSEPPTMQSWVNSNMQQAQDVAILPTKHTDGTGQDRQQPIGQTPTPIELPHFNPNGLARICTEDEQGQQQCQTTPAKNMY, encoded by the coding sequence ATGAAATATTTATATAATCAACAGTGCTTAAAAAGCGTTGCAAGTATGGCTGTTTTATGTTCGGCTTTAGTGAGTACATCTACACAAGCGGGTTATTTACAAAATTTTAATGAGCCTAATAGTGTTCAACTAGTGAATGCTTTACAGAATAAAAATTTACATATAGTACAACTTGGGGATTCGCATACTGCGGGCGATAGTTTAACTGAAGCAATGCGTACTAGTTTACAACAACAGTTAGGGAATGGTGGTATGGGTTGGGCAATGCCTATGTATTTTTCTGGGCAACGCATGGCACGTTTTGGTTATGATCATCATGCTTTTCAACCGATTTCAAGCCGTAATAACCATCAAGAAAATTATACTTTAGGTGGTTTGATTGCAAAACCATTGCAACAAGGTTCAACACTGACGTTAAAAGCAAAACGTGGTGATGAGGTTGAACAAAATATTCGTCTAAGTTTACGTCAAGCACAGGGGGATGGCAAATTTATTGCACGTGATGCGACAGGAAAAGTATTTAATATTGAAGCACCTAGCAAAAATAATACATGGCAACTAGTACAATTTAAGGCAAAATTACCTGTTACGATACAAGCTCAAAATGTAACTCAATCAGCGATTGGTGGTTGGTGGGCATTTAATGCAAAAAATACAGGAGCGACAGTCTCTGCTTTAGGCATTAATGGGGCGGAGTTATCACATTTAAATCGTTGGAATAACCAAGCATGGAAAAATGAATTGGCTCAGATTAATCCACAATTAGTAATTTTAGCTTATGGTACCAATGAAGCTTATAATAATGTATCGCCAGAAAAAGTACGCAGTGTATTAACTCAACGGATTCAACAAATTCGTAGTACAAGTCCGCAAACTGCCATTATGATTTTATCTGCACCTGAAGCTTTAAAAAGTATAAATGGACAATGTGGTGTACGTCCAACTCAATTAACTGCAATACAACAAGTGCAAAAGCAAGTTGCTCAAAGTCAAAATACGCTGTATTGGGATTGGCAACAAGCGATGGGGGGGCAATGTAGTATGAAGTCGTGGATTAATCAAGGTAAAGCCAGTAAAGATGGCGTACATTTCACTGTGAAAGGTTATACTCAACTTGGTCAAGATTTAGCACAAGATATTTTGGCATTAAATAGCTTAAAGCTAAATATGAGCGAACCACCAACCATGCAAAGTTGGGTAAATTCAAATATGCAACAAGCACAAGATGTGGCAATACTACCGACTAAGCATACTGATGGTACAGGACAAGATAGGCAACAACCTATAGGACAAACTCCTACCCCTATAGAGCTTCCACATTTTAATCCAAATGGTTTAGCACGTATTTGTACTGAAGATGAGCAAGGTCAGCAACAATGTCAAACTACGCCTGCTAAAAATATGTATTAA
- the rpsT gene encoding 30S ribosomal protein S20, translating to MANSAQAKKRARQNVKARRHNASLRSMVRTYIKSTVNAIATGDYAKATEAYKRAVPVIDRMADKGIIHKNKAARHKSRLNAQIKALQA from the coding sequence GTGGCGAACTCTGCTCAAGCTAAAAAACGTGCACGTCAAAACGTAAAAGCACGTCGCCATAACGCAAGTTTGCGTTCTATGGTTCGTACATATATTAAAAGCACTGTAAATGCAATTGCAACTGGCGATTATGCTAAAGCAACTGAAGCATATAAGCGTGCAGTACCTGTAATCGACCGTATGGCTGATAAAGGTATTATCCACAAAAATAAAGCTGCTCGTCATAAGAGCCGTTTAAATGCTCAAATTAAAGCACTTCAAGCTTAA